The DNA segment ctctagtaacagctgattgggggtatttgggaggccaatccacctgccaatcagcttttttcttattttcctccccaaaaacttcctccccaaaaaacttatacgccgaaaaatacggtatttcacTCTGAGCTATTAAAGGCAAGCCATTACAAATGacttctgggttttgttttgtttttttggtcagTGCCTGTTTGGTTAGCCCATGTTCTTTCTACTGCCAACATTAATTGCCTGTACAGAAATGGCAGGCAGCCACACTGCTGAATGACACTTTGTTTATGACAGAGGGCCAGTGAAGTCTTCAGGGGAGGCAGAAAAAGTTGATCTCCCAAGGCTATTTCCGCCCCTCAATCAACCCTTTTCACAGTTATTTGTGGCCAAAAAGTAAACATTCAAGAATGCAACTTTCTAAGCACAGGTTTGTGACCCAGGACTTCTAATCATCATAGGTTTGTCAACACTCTGATGGGTGGACTGAGATCAACGGCCTATATTCCATAACAAGTGAATATTTTAGAAATTGGTTTTGTTGCCACAGGGAGATTTAGAACTTCCTGGCCTACTCTCTTCCTAACCACACTgaaaaatctcagaaaaaaagattcctattTAAAACTCCACGTCCTGTTCAGTTAACTTTCCTCAGAATTATAGAGTACTGATAGCACTATGGTATCTAAATGAAAGAAAGATGCAACATTTCTCTCCAGGGTATCAGCGAAAGCAAAGATGTGGCACACCATATCAATTGGAACAACCACTTTCTTCATGGACTATGATCAATCACAACTGAACCCTGAAAAAAGGAGGAATTAAGATATACAGAGTTCTGCTGTTTTATCTGCACAATCCCTAGCGTATAGAAATAGCCCTCCTTCCAATAACTTGCCTTTGGGCCTAGCTCTGCGCTCGAGGCATGGAAAGATTTTGCCCACTTTAAGCTTCAAATCTCACTAAAGCCAGGTTATCATCCTTGCTCACCTTCTTCGGAGAGATTATTATCTTTAGTCTCTTGGTCCATCTGTCGACACCACCCTTCCAACCTTTCCGTCTCTGCCTGCAGTAGCTTCTGAAACCAGTACCCATCCCTTCGGCAAGCTCCCGGCTGTGTTGGTTCTGATGGAGTGTTGGTGGATGTTTCAAGCCAAGGatcaggaggagggagagaggaaggttcCAGGGCTGGGTCATTGCTATCTCCATAGGAGAGGTTTTTCTTGCTCTCAGAGGGCATGGCTGCTTGCCTCGTGTTAGCATCAAGGTTGTTGGAGTTGTTGCAGGGGGAACAATCAGCAAGGTTTCTTTCAGATGATTTACAGGTAGAATTATTCAGCTCTTGAGAGTCAGAATCTGTATCCTGTTTGTTGGACATGCTGTGAGAGTGGCTGTTGCTATAAAATGAAAAGAGGGGCAAGACACAGTCAGGAAAAGcggcccttagagagggctggttcTATTCCCCAGCACGCAGAGACAACCAAATGTATTTGTTTATGCATCTGCAGCTGAACTGCATTTCCTTTGCCCCTCTTTCCctgcacacaaatacacacactatACATGCAGACAGACGAAATTATAAGGTTGCCTGCTTACTGCAGTAGGGCATCCAAACAAAAACTGGCAAgcatctgtaattacatctcccaTTCTATTGTTCAGTTCAGACTCCCAATGATTCTCTTACATGACTAAGTCTCTTTTGTTTTGGTGGAGAGCACTTGCTGTTGAGAAAGGGTTTGGGGATCACCACAACCCAAACGGTGATTTGGAATAGGAAAAAAGAAACTAAACTACAAATTGAGAGATTGCAActgcatggtttttttttcctttaaaaaaaaaaaccctgtgtcTTCCACTTACCGCCACTCGTCCTCTACCTGTACCCCGATGGACTGGAATTTGGTGGCTGATGGAGGGAGCTCCTCTTTTGCCACTGGTTGAAGGCAGTCAACCTTATTAACAAAAagatacaaacaaaaaaaacaaaaacacaaaaacttGCTGCTAGAATTCACATTAGAAGGGAagaggcatgcatgcacacaaacacacacatagtgATCATGCAGACACCACACACCAAAAGGtagcaaaaggtttttttttgttttttgtttgttaagTTCAGGAAGAATCTGCAATGGAGCCAATCAGAATGCCCAACATTTACTCTATAGAGTGGCTAAAAGTTCTGAATGGggatggggaaagaaaaaaaattaggcttATGGCTCTGTTGCCGAAGTTACACTGTCCTACTAAAAGATAACCTTAAAAGgcagttttcattcatttttttttattctctttacTAGGTTAATTTTTAATTGAACAATTAGCTGCCTGTAATTCAAATTTCTGTCTTTAAAAGGTCAGATATACTGTTAAATAAAATGATCTAAAAGAAATTCTAGAGATATGAGAACAGAAATGCAACCAAGGCAGACTActgatatctatatatctatagataTCTAATATATCTAcaggatttattttaatttattttaatatgatCTGAATTTAGAATCAAGCTTTACGATGCATTAAGTCATGTAGAAGGGAAATACCTTCACCTAAATGCGGCTTAGATTGCCCAACAGACCTTAGTACAATTGGTTTAGAGACAAATGTATTGATGTTGCTTATAACTGataatttaatgttttttttacagTTACACATCCATGAGGGCAGAAACCCAACCTGAATCAGTTTGCTCTTTGCATAATGAAAGCCAATGTCAAAACAGCATCAAAAGCTTATGTAGATTTGCTCAACAAAGCTTGTGGCCCTCCTTAATGCCTTTTGATGAAGGCGTATCAAGTGCACCAAGGGCAGTGCAACTAATTCCAACATGCCACCACCTTTTATTCAACATGGAAAGTCTTGAGTACTTGAGTACTTCctcacagtgaggacaattaaccagtggaacagcttgctttcagaaatcgttccatcactggaggtttttaagaagagactagacagccacttgtctgaaatggtataggttctcctgcttgagctgggggctggactagaagacctccaaggttctgttctgttctgtcctattcccattcccattcccattcccattccattctattcttaaaaCTCAGCAAATGCATCATTCAGAGCTATCTTTGTGACAATGTAGCGCCAAGATCAAAATATTACATAGAATAATAAAGAACGGCATGATGCCAAAGGGAGTACAGTCATTCTCTGAATACTCTCATTTAAGAAAGGGTAACTAAATATTAGAGGATAAGTAATAGTTAAACTTCTTCCCCATGAAGTTTTCAGAAATGGAAAACTCTTGTATCACAGAAAAGCCACTTATTGTAAAGAGGTTGTCAATTTCAAGTGGCGCTATAATCTCAACCTCTAGTCATGCTAGGTGGAGGTGGTGGCCTCATGACAGTTAATTCTGCAAACACCCCATTTGAAACCTGTCTCTTTCCACTATTACAGGATTTCTGTTTGCATCCTTATCCTTCTAAAGCAGTGTTCCCTACCTTTCTGGCGGaccggtggtggtggggagaaagGGGATAATTCCATGTGAGTGGTGGGTAAATGTGGTCACAGCTCCATTTCCATAAGAATGGAGCTGTGCTTGTGTGCTTGCCTGCTGCTTCCATAGCCCGGTACTGGTCCACAGTCCAAGGGTTGGGGACCCCGGTTCTAAAGGGCTACTACTGTATCAGGAAAATGTGATCACAAAGCTTCCTATAAAATAGCAAGTATTAATTTATTAGACATTCCTGAATTAACCCTTTTTTCACTgctaaatacaggcagtccttgatttatgaccacaactgggatcagaattttgGATGCTAAGCAATGGAAATTGAAGTGAGTTACTTgttaagtccagttgcttcctgaaaaagcacctttgggatacttGTTAGGTGActcaatttatgaccttttttgccactgttaaatAAATCACCATAGTTGTTAATGGCTATTTATAAAATCtgacttccctcattgactttgcttgtcagaagctgactgggaagaTGCAAAAGATGCTTTGGACTTggcaactctcataaatacatTGACTGCCAAGCACCTTGATCATGTAGCCACAGGGATGCTGTGATGATTATAAGTGCGAGGACAGGTTGTAAGtcatcgctttttttcagtgactttTTCAGTAACTTCGATTGAcccctaaatgaatggttttaagtcaaggattacctgtaatgtaaCGTTCTTACCACGTTCATCAGATTGCCTAGAAATTTCCATGGTGTTAAGTGGCTACATTTCTTACAAAATATAACTAATGATTCTTTGATAGAAAGCTGTATCAAACATGGCAGAATGCTCCATAAAATGTCTTTTTCAAAATTCCTGTATTAGAATATCTGCAAAGGCAAAGCCCAAACTAAGTGACATTTTATTGACTGACAAGAAGAAGCAGGTGATGATGTTCATGATGTGAAAAAGACAACAACTGGGTTTTATTTCAAATATCTTACTTCAGAAGCAGACTGATTAGATTTCGTAAAGCACATGCACTCACTCTacagcaggggcgtcaaactgatgtcatcatgtgatgtcacatgacatatttcccccctttgctaaactgggcatgggcgtggccagtgtgtgatgcatccggcccatgggccgggagtttgacagccctgctctacagCAATTTGGGAGACTGAAAGGGAAGTCACATGCATATGCACACCTTTGATTCATGAGCTTCCTTTTGTGACCATTTCTTGAATCAAAAAGGAAGGCTAAATACTTGGTTACTCTTCAGTTTATTTAACATCAATTATTTTATCTCATGGCACACAAGTGGACATTTATTTCTAAATATGGTGCTTTTCCATAATTCCATGTAATCTAATTAGTAGATTAGTAGATTTCCTAAAAGCCTCATCAGGATGTTACGTTTGCTTCCTCTCCTGCTTTTCCATTCTTCTATGGCAGGAGTGGAGAACTATGGtccttttatgatttgtggacttcaactcccagaatccctgagccagtgatggtggctcaagaattctggtagttgtagtctacaagtcataaagggccatagttccccacctctgttctATTGTCTGTTATCTTATTCTGTAGAAGCATGGCCAAATTTTATGGCAGCAATACTCAAATAAAGCAGTTCTCTGCATTCTACATTTACCATACCAATTCAGAGATATATCGCCTGCTTCTGTGTTTGAGACAGTTACATTCCTTTGTTAATATACTTTGACCAGAAATTATCTACCTTTGTTTTTCCCCAAGGTAAATCTCTAcaattttttacaaataaattcAATCTTAATTATCACTGATAATTGTAGGCAATGTAAGTAATTTAGAGATTACTTCTGTTCAGAAATGCCTTAAGAGATGACCTTAGTTCTACCTGCTGTCTTTTTTCTGTGGTTTCCTATACATCAGAATGGGCATGGTGATTTATTCCACCTAGGCATGGTGATCTAAAGGGAATATATGAGAATGAAACAATTTCCTTAAAAAACAGAGCTTGAACGTTTGTAATCGAATCTTTGTGTTGCTTAACTTATCCAATGGCATTTTTCCTCAAATGCCCTCTCCCCCGCCTTTTATAAAGCCAAATCACTCCAGAAGCATGCAGTAGCATCGATCCCAGTGCAGTTAAACAGGTATGCACATTTACAGAAATGGTTACAGTAAGATCACCTTCTAGTACTAATGAAAACAAACAAGTCCATACTTGTATTCCTATAGATGACAGCTTCCTTTTGGGGATGTTCTCCACCTTTGGCTCTTCGTTAGTCAATGTTCCTTTGTCGCTCTTCAAGGATGCATTTTTCTGGGGTAACTCAGGAGGCTCATTGGCAGGAGTGGTGATGTTTCCTCGTGTTACGCTAGGTGGCCTATTACTGTCTAAGCTATCTGAGGAATTGCTCAGTCCCGACTGGCTGTTGACTTCACTCTTTTGGTCCTGGTTGTCCAGGTAGTTATCCTGTGCCGATTCAGTGCTGCTCTGCACCGTGACAGAGATGAATGGCTTTGAGGTGGTCCGAGGTGGGACTGGTGGTGGTGTCTTTTTATAGCCCACTAGGCATGCCGAACCTGCGACAGTGGAGGCAAGGAAGTGTGAAGGGACAGAAGGGttatggaaggaagaaagaaaaagcagcaaAAGATCTAGTGAATAGAGAGCAAATGCAAATCTCTGTATTAAGAGAAACTTATAAGCACCATTGCAAAATGCCCCAGTCTaaccagccaaaaaaaaaaaaaaaaaaaagcacacagcAGCCCGAACAAAGCACGCTATTAACCAGCACTATCTTGCTGTGAAAATCAAGAGGAACATTATAACACAGACTGGAAGATAATGAAAGAAGTGAAGAACACCTTTCCAGAAAGCTATAAAGCAAGATTAGTTTGCTACAGAGCCACCTTGGCAGCCTgcagttttaattttgtatttaagCTCCTGGTTAGGCCATCTCTTGGTATTTGAAATGATCAGTTAACGGCCTCAGTATCCTGACTAAGCTGATGTacctaaaaaaggaaaaaatgccaCAAAAGGATTCTGTCAGAAAATATTCATATTCTTCatgattttattaataaataaagttattgTGCATTAAAGCTCTATTGATGACTACCCAGATTCTGGAACTAGAATCAAGAATAATTCCCCATTTTTCTTCATGCAGAGTAGAATGTGTGAAATATTCCAGAGATATAGCCACATTCATCTGTCATAGCCAAGACAGACTCACTGAAGGGGTGCCCAAATCTTTCCACCTACCATATTCaccattttcttattttgaatcAGCAAATCTCTGAAATATTAAGTATATATTCAAGTTTGCAGAAAAGTTTTGGGTTAAATTTTATAACCCAAAATTTTGCAGAAGTTGTTCCTCTGTTCATTAGGAATTTATTGAAACATACAATTTGATCAAAGATACATAAATGTTTGTGTACAGCTGTAGAAGTTGGCTACTTTCTTTTAATGCATATGGAGTTTTAGGTttcaagcattttttctaccagaaAATAGCATTTCAGAAGTTAGCATTTCCTATGAGTAACTATCAAATGATTCCAGACAAGCATTTGTTTCCTCTAATCTTGGCCAATGCAGAATGGCTTGCTGACAGTCGggcaagattattattattttttcatggtTATTTTAAGGTACATTTT comes from the Ahaetulla prasina isolate Xishuangbanna chromosome 3, ASM2864084v1, whole genome shotgun sequence genome and includes:
- the DLGAP4 gene encoding disks large-associated protein 4 isoform X7, whose protein sequence is MEAAGKHTSTAPFLWKWSCDHIYPPLTWNYPLSPHHHRSARKVDCLQPVAKEELPPSATKFQSIGVQVEDEWRNSHSHSMSNKQDTDSDSQELNNSTCKSSERNLADCSPCNNSNNLDANTRQAAMPSESKKNLSYGDSNDPALEPSSLPPPDPWLETSTNTPSEPTQPGACRRDGYWFQKLLQAETERLEGWCRQMDQETKDNNLSEEVLGKVLSAVGSAQLLMSQKFQQFRGLCDQNLNPNSNPRPTAQDLAGFWDLLQLSIEDISMKFDELYHLKANGWQVTEPLEKKEEKKPPPPVPKKPAKPKSQLNRDKASDSVDKQRQEARKRLMAAKRAASVRQNSATESADSIEIYVPEAQTRL
- the DLGAP4 gene encoding disks large-associated protein 4 isoform X6, with amino-acid sequence MALCLELFKQCSACLVGYKKTPPPVPPRTTSKPFISVTVQSSTESAQDNYLDNQDQKSEVNSQSGLSNSSDSLDSNRPPSVTRGNITTPANEPPELPQKNASLKSDKGTLTNEEPKVENIPKRKLSSIGIQVDCLQPVAKEELPPSATKFQSIGVQVEDEWRNSHSHSMSNKQDTDSDSQELNNSTCKSSERNLADCSPCNNSNNLDANTRQAAMPSESKKNLSYGDSNDPALEPSSLPPPDPWLETSTNTPSEPTQPGACRRDGYWFQKLLQAETERLEGWCRQMDQETKDNNLSEEVLGKVLSAVGSAQLLMSQKFQQFRGLCDQNLNPNSNPRPTAQDLAGFWDLLQLSIEDISMKFDELYHLKANGWQVTEPLEKKEEKKPPPPVPKKPAKPKSQLNRDKASDSVDKQRQEARKRLMAAKRAASVRQNSATESADSIEIYVPEAQTRL
- the DLGAP4 gene encoding disks large-associated protein 4 isoform X5 is translated as MSEAALVSQPGSSWEGESLLRASGGACSASFLHPLRRLGDSFPPKRLSRIQFWGLSRTRAKSRQADRVAKTCSACLVGYKKTPPPVPPRTTSKPFISVTVQSSTESAQDNYLDNQDQKSEVNSQSGLSNSSDSLDSNRPPSVTRGNITTPANEPPELPQKNASLKSDKGTLTNEEPKVENIPKRKLSSIGIQVDCLQPVAKEELPPSATKFQSIGVQVEDEWRNSHSHSMSNKQDTDSDSQELNNSTCKSSERNLADCSPCNNSNNLDANTRQAAMPSESKKNLSYGDSNDPALEPSSLPPPDPWLETSTNTPSEPTQPGACRRDGYWFQKLLQAETERLEGWCRQMDQETKDNNLSEEVLGKVLSAVGSAQLLMSQKFQQFRGLCDQNLNPNSNPRPTAQDLAGFWDLLQLSIEDISMKFDELYHLKANGWQVTEPLEKKEEKKPPPPVPKKPAKPKSQLNRDKASDSVDKQRQEARKRLMAAKRAASVRQNSATESADSIEIYVPEAQTRL